A single window of Ferrimonas balearica DSM 9799 DNA harbors:
- the rnhA gene encoding ribonuclease HI: MAEKKRVTLYTDGSCLGNPGPGGYGIVLIYKRHRKEVGYGYQHTTNNRMEMMAALQGLALLTEPCQVSLYTDSQYLRQGITQWIHGWKRNGWKTAAKEPVKNVDLWQALDAQVARHEIDWHWVKGHAGDPNNERCDELARTAAGGDKLLPDSGFKS, from the coding sequence ATGGCAGAGAAAAAACGCGTAACGCTTTACACCGATGGCAGTTGCCTGGGCAATCCCGGCCCCGGCGGGTACGGCATTGTCCTTATCTACAAGCGTCATCGCAAGGAAGTTGGTTACGGATACCAGCACACCACCAACAACCGGATGGAGATGATGGCCGCCCTCCAGGGCCTGGCGTTGCTGACCGAACCCTGCCAAGTGTCGCTGTACACCGACAGCCAGTACCTGCGCCAGGGCATAACCCAGTGGATCCACGGCTGGAAGCGCAACGGTTGGAAAACCGCCGCCAAAGAGCCGGTGAAAAATGTCGACCTTTGGCAGGCACTGGATGCACAGGTGGCCCGTCACGAGATTGACTGGCACTGGGTGAAAGGCCACGCCGGTGACCCGAACAACGAACGTTGCGATGAACTGGCCCGCACCGCGGCCGGGGGGGACAAGCTGTTGCCGGACAGCGGCTTTAAAAGCTGA
- the dnaQ gene encoding DNA polymerase III subunit epsilon — MTQAADLRQIVFDTETTGMNQGAGPHYLGHKLIEIGCVELINRKPTGRTYHVYIQPDRPVDEEAIQVHGITDEFLVGKPRFGEIAEEFFEFIRGAELIAHNANFDIGFIDYEFEMLGRFGKLEDHCSLVDTLQLAREKKNRGEIQGNLNLDALCRFYGIDNSHRTLHGALLDAEILADVFLYMTGGQVKMNFGSGDGDAGGIIRLPEDRRRTKVVLATADELDNHTKRMELVSDAIWLRH; from the coding sequence ATGACTCAAGCTGCTGATCTGCGACAGATCGTGTTCGATACCGAAACCACTGGTATGAATCAGGGCGCCGGCCCTCACTACCTTGGCCACAAGCTGATTGAGATTGGCTGCGTTGAACTGATCAATCGTAAGCCCACCGGCCGCACCTATCACGTCTACATCCAGCCGGACCGCCCGGTGGATGAAGAGGCGATTCAGGTGCACGGCATCACCGATGAGTTTCTGGTCGGTAAGCCCCGTTTTGGGGAGATCGCCGAAGAGTTTTTCGAGTTCATTCGCGGCGCAGAGCTGATCGCACACAACGCGAACTTCGATATCGGCTTTATCGACTACGAGTTCGAGATGCTGGGCCGTTTTGGCAAGCTAGAAGACCACTGCAGCCTGGTGGACACCCTGCAACTGGCCCGGGAGAAGAAAAACCGCGGCGAGATCCAGGGCAACCTCAACCTGGATGCCTTGTGTCGTTTCTACGGCATCGACAACTCCCATCGTACCCTTCACGGCGCATTGTTGGATGCCGAGATCCTGGCGGACGTGTTCCTCTACATGACCGGTGGCCAGGTGAAGATGAACTTTGGCTCCGGTGACGGGGATGCCGGCGGCATTATCCGCCTGCCCGAAGATCGTCGTCGCACTAAAGTCGTGCTCGCTACGGCCGATGAACTGGACAACCACACTAAGCGCATGGAGCTGGTTTCAGATGCCATTTGGCTGCGCCACTGA
- a CDS encoding TIGR03503 family protein: MSRLIRAFGLTGWLALFAFSAQAELTPQTTELLDNRFRIDHAIDQITILAQRAPGSAPVVVVKPDGSKWYAHRHPDSVTWNATQSSDLIRINNPTPGPWQLVGEVVDGSELRLMSEVALRHDPLPERVYRGERVKLTAELLGDDDRIVMRDFEAQLDWSMSIRSANRPGDENFGAGPFMIGAYHDGGKGLDEVPHDGIFTSNLDFNYPAGLYRYKMAVSNEVFHRELTGEIEILPQPVRIALVELPSGETNHSELTITLEPDVTPENLHLDLAIETPDQSRYQLSITPTEPVQQMPLPMVSAYGNYRIEGEAAGTRYDGVEFFLSLPELAFYVAPPPPPPLSAEEMAAIALREAQEREASARTRVIWTVGAVNILLLVVGAAILIVWRKRQRLYQELMAMPIEPQELTPDQVDLTQFSPDDGAGTQR; encoded by the coding sequence ATGTCTCGCCTTATCAGGGCGTTTGGATTGACCGGATGGTTGGCTCTGTTCGCGTTTAGCGCTCAGGCGGAGCTGACCCCGCAAACCACCGAGTTACTGGATAACCGCTTTCGCATCGACCACGCGATTGACCAGATCACCATCCTGGCTCAGCGCGCGCCGGGCAGTGCCCCCGTGGTCGTGGTGAAGCCGGATGGCAGCAAATGGTATGCCCACCGTCACCCTGACAGCGTCACCTGGAACGCCACCCAAAGCAGCGACCTTATCCGCATCAACAACCCCACTCCCGGCCCGTGGCAGCTGGTTGGGGAGGTGGTGGATGGCTCTGAACTGCGGCTGATGAGTGAAGTGGCGCTGCGCCATGACCCGTTGCCGGAGCGGGTCTATCGCGGTGAGCGGGTAAAGCTGACCGCAGAGCTGCTGGGAGATGACGATCGCATCGTCATGCGTGACTTTGAGGCTCAGCTGGACTGGAGCATGAGCATCCGCAGCGCCAATCGCCCCGGCGATGAAAACTTCGGCGCCGGCCCCTTTATGATCGGCGCCTACCACGACGGTGGCAAAGGTCTGGATGAGGTGCCCCACGATGGCATCTTCACCTCCAATCTCGACTTCAACTACCCGGCGGGCCTCTATCGCTACAAGATGGCGGTCAGTAATGAGGTGTTCCACCGTGAACTGACCGGGGAGATCGAGATTCTCCCGCAACCGGTGCGCATCGCTCTGGTGGAACTGCCCAGCGGCGAAACCAACCACTCTGAACTGACCATTACCCTCGAGCCGGACGTGACGCCGGAGAACCTTCATCTGGACCTCGCCATTGAAACCCCGGACCAGAGTCGCTATCAGCTGTCGATAACACCGACTGAGCCGGTGCAGCAGATGCCGCTGCCCATGGTCAGTGCCTATGGCAACTACCGCATTGAGGGGGAGGCCGCTGGCACCCGCTACGACGGGGTCGAGTTTTTCCTGTCGTTGCCGGAGCTGGCGTTCTACGTCGCTCCGCCACCGCCGCCGCCGCTCTCCGCAGAGGAGATGGCCGCCATTGCCCTGCGCGAAGCCCAGGAGCGCGAAGCCAGTGCCCGAACCCGGGTGATCTGGACGGTGGGGGCGGTCAATATTCTTCTGCTGGTGGTGGGGGCTGCCATCCTGATTGTCTGGCGTAAACGTCAGCGCCTCTATCAGGAGTTGATGGCGATGCCGATCGAGCCTCAGGAACTGACGCCGGATCAGGTTGACCTGACCCAGTTTAGCCCGGACGACGGGGCCGGAACCCAGCGATAA